A single window of Falco peregrinus isolate bFalPer1 chromosome 11, bFalPer1.pri, whole genome shotgun sequence DNA harbors:
- the SERTAD4 gene encoding SERTA domain-containing protein 4 isoform X2, translating into MTLVLPMQRLGRPIAAEGAADLAAYRALWEPPCCGRPGPAAPPAAGPPAAGSHYRGISNPVTTSKITYFKRKYVEEEDFHPPLSSCTHKTISVFEERAHILYMSLEKLKFIDDPEVYLRRSVLINNLMKRIHGEIIMQNNWCFSACSFSGTSPQEWFVPQDCPYRKRLRMAKEEYEKLHTCCFYQECGSHYLNLPYSVNASAENTSSSSSSSSSSSSSSSPPSISLPSCSQQVDYDIGSAPSYRSDDQIPANEIFITNTRSYSNQEKAKFNDDKGGNEPEREGIALNCEPVRGTHALECKGKFYDYFETGCNDKSTVSESWKKSLRKKESLPSNKMCCSKGSKI; encoded by the exons ATGACCCTGGTGCTGCCCATGCAGCGGCTCGGCCGCCCCATCGCCGCCGAGGGAGCCGCCGACCTCGCCGCCTACCGCGCCCTCTGGGAGCCGCCCTGctgcggccgccccggccccgccgccccgccggccgccgggCCCCCCGCCGCAG GATCACATTACAGGGGAATTTCAAATCCTGTAACAACTTCCAAGATCACatactttaaaaggaaatatgtgGAAGAAGAGGATTTTCATCCACCACTCAGCAGCTGTACACATAAA ACAATCTCCGTGTTTGAGGAGCGGGCCCATATTCTTTACATGTCTttggaaaagctgaaattcattGATGATCCTGAAGTCTACCTGCGGAGATCCGTCCTCATCAACAATCTAATGAAGAGAATCCACGGAGAGATCATCATGCAGAACAACTGGTGCTTCTCCGCCTGCTCCTTCAGTGGCACCTCGCCACAAGAGTGGTTTGTGCCTCAGGACTGTCCATACAGAAAACGCCTTCGGATGGCAAAGGAAGAGTATGAGAAGCTCCACACATGCTGCTTCTATCAAGAGTGTGGCAGTCACTATTTAAATCTACCCTACTCTGTTAATGCTAGTGCAGAAAAtacttcctcctcttcctcttcctcctcctcctcctcttcctcctcctcccccccctccaTTTCTTTGCCAAGCTGTTCCCAGCAGGTGGATTATGACATTGGCAGTGCCCCTTCCTACAGGAGTGATGACCAGATACCTGCTAATGAAATATTCATCACTAATACCAGGTCTTACAGTAATcaggaaaaggcaaaatttaatGACGATAAAGGAGGTAATGAACCCGAGCGAGAGGGCATCGCCCTAAACTGTGAACCTGTAAGAGGCACCCATGCTCTCGAATGTAAAGGCAAATTTTATGACTATTTTGAGACTGGATGTAATGACAAGAGCACCGTAAGTGAATCTTGGAAAAAATCCTTAAGGAAAAAGGAATCTCTACCAAGTAATAAAATGTGCTGCAGCAAAGGAAGTAAAATATGA
- the SERTAD4 gene encoding SERTA domain-containing protein 4 isoform X1 encodes MCASTAVRRRGATERRGGGAAGCRALTALLRFQVLAPAMTLVLPMQRLGRPIAAEGAADLAAYRALWEPPCCGRPGPAAPPAAGPPAAGSHYRGISNPVTTSKITYFKRKYVEEEDFHPPLSSCTHKTISVFEERAHILYMSLEKLKFIDDPEVYLRRSVLINNLMKRIHGEIIMQNNWCFSACSFSGTSPQEWFVPQDCPYRKRLRMAKEEYEKLHTCCFYQECGSHYLNLPYSVNASAENTSSSSSSSSSSSSSSSPPSISLPSCSQQVDYDIGSAPSYRSDDQIPANEIFITNTRSYSNQEKAKFNDDKGGNEPEREGIALNCEPVRGTHALECKGKFYDYFETGCNDKSTVSESWKKSLRKKESLPSNKMCCSKGSKI; translated from the exons ATGTGCGCGTCCACAGCGGTGCGACGCCGCGGGGCCAccgagcggcggggcgggggggcggcggggtgCCGGGCGCTCACCGCGCTGCTTCGCTTCCAGGTGCTGGCGCCCGCGATGACCCTGGTGCTGCCCATGCAGCGGCTCGGCCGCCCCATCGCCGCCGAGGGAGCCGCCGACCTCGCCGCCTACCGCGCCCTCTGGGAGCCGCCCTGctgcggccgccccggccccgccgccccgccggccgccgggCCCCCCGCCGCAG GATCACATTACAGGGGAATTTCAAATCCTGTAACAACTTCCAAGATCACatactttaaaaggaaatatgtgGAAGAAGAGGATTTTCATCCACCACTCAGCAGCTGTACACATAAA ACAATCTCCGTGTTTGAGGAGCGGGCCCATATTCTTTACATGTCTttggaaaagctgaaattcattGATGATCCTGAAGTCTACCTGCGGAGATCCGTCCTCATCAACAATCTAATGAAGAGAATCCACGGAGAGATCATCATGCAGAACAACTGGTGCTTCTCCGCCTGCTCCTTCAGTGGCACCTCGCCACAAGAGTGGTTTGTGCCTCAGGACTGTCCATACAGAAAACGCCTTCGGATGGCAAAGGAAGAGTATGAGAAGCTCCACACATGCTGCTTCTATCAAGAGTGTGGCAGTCACTATTTAAATCTACCCTACTCTGTTAATGCTAGTGCAGAAAAtacttcctcctcttcctcttcctcctcctcctcctcttcctcctcctcccccccctccaTTTCTTTGCCAAGCTGTTCCCAGCAGGTGGATTATGACATTGGCAGTGCCCCTTCCTACAGGAGTGATGACCAGATACCTGCTAATGAAATATTCATCACTAATACCAGGTCTTACAGTAATcaggaaaaggcaaaatttaatGACGATAAAGGAGGTAATGAACCCGAGCGAGAGGGCATCGCCCTAAACTGTGAACCTGTAAGAGGCACCCATGCTCTCGAATGTAAAGGCAAATTTTATGACTATTTTGAGACTGGATGTAATGACAAGAGCACCGTAAGTGAATCTTGGAAAAAATCCTTAAGGAAAAAGGAATCTCTACCAAGTAATAAAATGTGCTGCAGCAAAGGAAGTAAAATATGA